A single region of the Glycine max cultivar Williams 82 chromosome 20, Glycine_max_v4.0, whole genome shotgun sequence genome encodes:
- the LOC100811133 gene encoding uncharacterized protein isoform X1, with amino-acid sequence MNTYFVYILYFSLQYLCILYKLFQFSNFTCCCSMEFLYRTGGDGPLVAFGASDGVIRVLSMMTWKLVRRYTGGHKGSISCLMSFMAASGEALLVSGASDGLLIIWSADHGQDSRELVPKLSLKAHDGGVVAVELSKVMGGAPQLITIGADKTLAIWDTVSFKVYCMVAHTLQPHLVAVGTNIGVIICEFDARSLPPVAPLPTPSDSKEHSAIFVIERELKLLNFRLNNSANPSLGNNSSLSETGRPKGDFFEPLPIKQGKKHISTPVPHDSHSVLSVSSSGKYLAIVWPDIPYFSVYKVSDWSIVDSGSARLLAWDTCRDRFAILELALPPRIPIVPKGSSSKRAKEAVAAQVAAAATAAASTTSYTFFGFVTSGLF; translated from the exons ATGAATACATATTTTGTTTACATATTATACTTTTCTTTGCAATATTTATGCATACTGTATAAGTTGTTTCAATTTTCCAATTTTACATGCTGTTGCAGCATGGAGTTCCTTTATAGAACAGGTGGTGATGGTCCTCTTGTTGCTTTTGGTGCATCTGATGGTGTCATTAGAGTTCTATCAATGATGACATGGAAG CTTGTGCGAAGGTACACTGGAGGTCATAAGGGGTCTATCTCTTGCTTGATGTCATTCATGGCTGCTTCTGGTGAG GCTCTTCTGGTTTCGGGTGCTAGTGATGGATTGCTCATAATTTGGAGTGCTGACCACGGACAGGATTCACGTGAACTTGTACCCAAGCTGAGTTTAAAA GCACATGATGGAGGGGTTGTGGCAGTTGAGTTGTCAAAGGTGATGGGAGGTGCTCCTCAGCTAATCACAATTGGTGCTGATAAGACATTAGCCATATGGGACACCGTCTCCTTTAAG GTGTATTGTATGGTTGCACATACTTTGCAGCCTCATCTTGTAGCTGTTGGAACCAACATTGGTGTTATTATCTGTGAGTTTGATGCTAGATCTCTTCCACCTGTTGCTCCTCTACCAACCCCATCAGACAGTAAAGAGCATTCTGCCATATTTGTAATTGAAAGGGAATTAAAGCTATTAAATTTTCGGTTAAACAATTCTGCAAATCCATCTCTTGGAAATAACAGCTCCTTGTCAGAAACAGGAAGACCCAAGGGAGATTTTTTTGAACCATTACCTATCAAGCAGGGGAAGAAGCACATAAGTACTCCTGTTCCACATGATTCGCATTCAGTTCTTTCTGTCAGCAGTTCAGGAAA GTATCTAGCAATTGTTTGGCCAGATATTCCTTATTTCTCTGTCTACAAGGTTAGTGATTGGTCAATTGTTGACTCTGGAAGTGCAAGACTTCTCGCTTGGGATACTTGTCGTGACAGATTTGCTATATTGGAATTAGCATTACCGCCTAGAATTCCTATAGTTCCCAAGGGTAGTTCATCAAAAAGAGCGAAAGAAGCTGTTGCGGCACAAGTAGCAGCCGCAGCTACTGCTGCTGCTTCCACAACTTCCTATACATTTTTTGGCTTTGTCACTAGTGgactcttttag
- the LOC100811133 gene encoding uncharacterized protein isoform X2: protein MEFLYRTGGDGPLVAFGASDGVIRVLSMMTWKLVRRYTGGHKGSISCLMSFMAASGEALLVSGASDGLLIIWSADHGQDSRELVPKLSLKAHDGGVVAVELSKVMGGAPQLITIGADKTLAIWDTVSFKVYCMVAHTLQPHLVAVGTNIGVIICEFDARSLPPVAPLPTPSDSKEHSAIFVIERELKLLNFRLNNSANPSLGNNSSLSETGRPKGDFFEPLPIKQGKKHISTPVPHDSHSVLSVSSSGKYLAIVWPDIPYFSVYKVSDWSIVDSGSARLLAWDTCRDRFAILELALPPRIPIVPKGSSSKRAKEAVAAQVAAAATAAASTTSYTFFGFVTSGLF from the exons ATGGAGTTCCTTTATAGAACAGGTGGTGATGGTCCTCTTGTTGCTTTTGGTGCATCTGATGGTGTCATTAGAGTTCTATCAATGATGACATGGAAG CTTGTGCGAAGGTACACTGGAGGTCATAAGGGGTCTATCTCTTGCTTGATGTCATTCATGGCTGCTTCTGGTGAG GCTCTTCTGGTTTCGGGTGCTAGTGATGGATTGCTCATAATTTGGAGTGCTGACCACGGACAGGATTCACGTGAACTTGTACCCAAGCTGAGTTTAAAA GCACATGATGGAGGGGTTGTGGCAGTTGAGTTGTCAAAGGTGATGGGAGGTGCTCCTCAGCTAATCACAATTGGTGCTGATAAGACATTAGCCATATGGGACACCGTCTCCTTTAAG GTGTATTGTATGGTTGCACATACTTTGCAGCCTCATCTTGTAGCTGTTGGAACCAACATTGGTGTTATTATCTGTGAGTTTGATGCTAGATCTCTTCCACCTGTTGCTCCTCTACCAACCCCATCAGACAGTAAAGAGCATTCTGCCATATTTGTAATTGAAAGGGAATTAAAGCTATTAAATTTTCGGTTAAACAATTCTGCAAATCCATCTCTTGGAAATAACAGCTCCTTGTCAGAAACAGGAAGACCCAAGGGAGATTTTTTTGAACCATTACCTATCAAGCAGGGGAAGAAGCACATAAGTACTCCTGTTCCACATGATTCGCATTCAGTTCTTTCTGTCAGCAGTTCAGGAAA GTATCTAGCAATTGTTTGGCCAGATATTCCTTATTTCTCTGTCTACAAGGTTAGTGATTGGTCAATTGTTGACTCTGGAAGTGCAAGACTTCTCGCTTGGGATACTTGTCGTGACAGATTTGCTATATTGGAATTAGCATTACCGCCTAGAATTCCTATAGTTCCCAAGGGTAGTTCATCAAAAAGAGCGAAAGAAGCTGTTGCGGCACAAGTAGCAGCCGCAGCTACTGCTGCTGCTTCCACAACTTCCTATACATTTTTTGGCTTTGTCACTAGTGgactcttttag